In Chitinivibrionales bacterium, the DNA window ACAAAGGCGCCGAAATTGGCCACATTGGTCACGGTGCCTTCAAGAACCATATCGGGTGCAAGATCGGAAATCTCCTGGATTTTATCGTCGAAAACCGCATAAGTAAACTCAGCACGAGGGTCCCGTCCGGGCTTATCGAGCTCGGCGATAATGTCGTCGATTGTCGGCAGACCGATATCGTCGGTGACAAACTGCCGTTTGTCGATTGACCGGAGCGCCTGCGTGTTGCCGATCAGTTGCTCGATCGATGCTTTAAGTTCGGAAGCCATTTTCTCGACGAATTCATACCGCTCGGGGTGCACCGATGAATTATCCAGCGGATTTGCCGCGCCGGGTATGCGCAAAAAGCCGGCCGCCTGCTCGAAACACTTGGCGCCCACCCCCGACACACTCATAAGATCTTTTCGTGATGAATAGGCCCCTTTTTCGTTGCGATATTCGACAATTCTTGCCGCATGGGTCCGGTTGAGACCGGAAACATATTTTAATAGCTCTTCTGAAGCAAGGTTGAGATCTACCCCCACTTTGTTCACACAACTTTCGACAACCTCCTCGAGCGATGACTTCAGTTTCGGCTGATTGACATCATGCTGATACTGCCCTACGCCGATCGACTTGGGATCGATTTTCACCAGTTCCGAGAGGGGGTCCTGAAGCCGCCGGGCAATCGAGACCGCGCCCCGCACCGTGAGATCGTATTCGGGAAACTCCTTTGCCGCGGTTTCGGATGCACTGTAGACACTCGCACCGGCTTCACTGACAATGACACAGACCGGCCGTTTATCCTCAGGAATATCTTTGATCGTTTCCCGCACAAAAGCATCGGTTTCTCTGCTTGCCGTGCCGTTACCAATAGCGATCAGCTCGACACCATGTCGCTGTATCATGGCTTTTACTATCGCAGCGGCTTCATCCTTTTTATTCTGCGGCTCATTGGGGAAAACGGCCTGATATTCCAGAAGCTTTCCTGTCTTATCGAGGGCAACAACTTTACAGCCGCTTCGAAATCCGGGGTCGATTCCCATGGCCGGCTTTTGCCCTGCAGGCGGGGCCATAAGCAGCTCCTTGAGATTTTCGCCAAAGACCTTGAACGCCTCTTCCTCGGCATCACCCCGAATCTGTTTCCGAATTTCGGTCTCGGTGGCCAGCAGCAGCAGACGGTCGAAACTGTCGGCAACGGTCTTTTTAAGCAAAGCTTCGGATGCACTCCCCGAATGCTGAATGAATCGCTGCTCCATCCATGCAACCCCCTCATCACGGGGCATGCGTAGCTCCAGGCGAAGGACTTTCTCCCGCTCGCCCCGGAACATGGCAAGAGTCCGGTGCGACACCACGGTCGATACCTTTTCCCGGTAATCGTAGTACATGGAAAACTTCGTTTTCTTGTCGACAAAATCCTTTCGGGCCACAGAGATAATCTCACCATCATCGAATGCAAGCTCCCGGAGATGCTTCCGGACTTCGGCATCATCGGAAAAATTCTCGGCAAGGATATCGCATGCGCCCTGAATGGCCTTCTCCACTGTATCGATACCTTTCTCCGGGTTCAGAAACTCCTGAGCCTTTCCCTCAATATCAACGCCGGCTTCCGAAAGATTAAACAGCCATTCGGATAGAGGCTCCAGGCCGGCATCCTTTGCCTTGGTTCCCCGGGTCTGACGTTTTGGTTTGTAGGGAAGATAGAGATCTTCAAGCTCGGTTTTGCTGAGCGTTTCATTTATTTTTTTCGCAAGCTCGGGAGTGAGTTTCCCCTGCGATTTGATGCTTTCTAAAATTGTCTCCCGTCGCTCATCAAGCTCTTTATAATAGGTGTATTTATGAAGAAGATCCCGGATCTGGATTTCATCCAGCCCCCCGGTACGTTCTTTCCGGTACCGGGCGATAAAGGGAACCGTCGCACCTTCATCAAAAAGACCAAGAGTATTCTCAACCTGAGATGGCTTGAAACCGAATTCTTCAATAAGCTGACTTGAAATATTCACGCATTAATCCTTTGAATGATTGTAATAATAAAGCACCTCTGCTGCAATGGATAGCAGGTCGGGTGATTAAAATAAATTTTGGAGAGTCATCATGGAGGGGTGGTTATTTCCGCGCCTTTTCCGGAAATGCAGCAATCACAAGAAAATGTATCCCGCAGAACATTGCGGTGTAGCTTTGAAACAAGTAAAACAATTGAAGTAGTGAAGTAATTCTGTGCATACCATCGATAGGCATGCACAGAAACGTTCATTCTCTATTCCTGCCTCACGGTTACGCGTCTTTTGATTTCGGGTGTTTGATCGTTTTTTTCTTCTTTTTCCCGAATTTGATACCCACATGCTTATTGCCCAAAACAAAGCCGATAATTGCCCCGGTCGCTGTTCCCAAAACATGACCGAAAATAACCTTGATTATACCCAGGATAAAAAGCACGCCCAGCTTAAGGATACCGACAACTCCTGCAATGGCTTTTTTGAGAAGCGTAAAGGGCAAGAAAACTATTTTTCCGATCATGGCATACTCCTTTATTTAGAGGTCAATCGATACACACCGTCCCAGTCTGTTCCCGGAGGATTGGCTTTAAATTCTTTACATCGCTTGATCAGCATATTGCTGGGCGATCCGCCTTTTGACGAAACAGCCTTGTAGGGCTCTAAATCTTCTGATTGCGAGAGAAAATCTATAGCTTTGTCCCACTCCTGCCGGTAGTAACAATCGATACCCTGCGTATAGAACTCGTGGAGTTTGCTCATTTCAGGGCTCAACTCCCCTTTGCGGGCCATCAGTTCATAAACTACAATAGGCTCGGATTTCCCCACAACTGTTATTTTATCAAGCTGTCTCGTTTCGAAATCATCCTTGATAAGGTCGTGGGTGTAATGGCTGATCATCGTATAGATACCATACTGCTTTGCCGCGGCTTCCAGCCGGGCAGCCAGATTCACAGCGTCTCCCATCATAGTATAATTCATGCGTACTTTTGATCCCATATTTCCGGTGGTGATCGCGCCGGTATTGACCCCGATACGCATCTGCATCTCATGAACGATTTTCGGCCACTTATCGCCTTCGGAGATCCACTTGTTGCGGAGCTCCCCGAGCTTGTCCTGCATGTCAAGTGCTGTATAGCATGCCTGGTGCGCATGGTCATCCATGGGCATGGGCGCGCCGTAAAAGGCAATAATGGCGTCGCCCTCATACTTGTCAAGTGTTCCGTAATGGGCAAGGAGGATGTCGGTCATGGCCGACAGATACTCATTGAGCAGCTCTACCAGCCGGGTCGGCGATCCGAGTTTCTCGGAAAAGGTCGAAAAACTCTGGATATCGGTAAAGTAGGCGGTCCGCACTCCCTCTTCTCCGCCAAGCTCCGGCATCTTCTTTTTTTTATACATGATATCGATCAGTTCGGGAGAGAGATACTGTTTGAATGTCGACTGGAGAAATTTCCGGTCCTTTTCTTCGGTAATATACCGATATGCCATCACTGCGGTAAATGTCAGAAGGATTGTCAGCACCGGACGGGCGATATCGATCCAGAGATGGTTTGTGCCGAAAAGTGTCAGGGCAGTCAGAAAATAGGCAAAGACCGCAACAATGGTGAGAATGGCACCCGGCAGTGGCTTGAGCACGAAACTGATAATACCGATCGCAATGCCGACGCAGAGCAGAATCAGAAAATTCTGCCAGTCTTCAGGGCGGGTAATAAAGGTGTTCATCAAAAAGGAATTCATCATCGATGCATGAATTTCCATCCCCGGATACTGTTCATCATGGGGCACATGCACAAGGTCGAACATGGCCGGGGCAGTGGAACCGACAATAAAAATTTTACCTTCCAGTTCACCATGGACCCGGTCGTTGAGAATATCGTAATAGCTGTAATATTTGAACGGTTTCCGTTTGGGCCCGAAGAAGGTGATGATATGCTTATTGTCCGGTGTCAGGGGAATACGGACATTCTTCCCGAAATCCATCCTGCTTCCCGGTGCAAGCTCTTCGATGGTTTTCCATTCTGTCCGGCACAGCTCTTTAAGCATCGGCCCCCTGAAAATCGGGACGCTCGAGCTGTATTTCCCCTCTTTATTTTTAAAGATATTCAAGGTATGATAGAGCAGCGCGGTTTCTCCATTGGCAATCTGGTCGAAATCCTCCGGCTCGACCGTGGCCAGCGTCTTTATCTCATCGGTGCTGGTATACCATTCCATATCACCGAAAGGCGCGGTTATTATCCAGTCGACATCGGAATCCCGCACAACAGCAACATCCGATCCCAGCGACTTTTCCTCTCCGGGTTTAAGCGTGAGAACCTCTTTCAAATCTGCATTTAAAAGCACCTGAAGCAACTCCTCGGGGATATAATACAGAAGATTCATTTCGATAAACCGGTCGCCCTGATCGGTCTTTCCACGTTTCAGAAGAGAGGTGATCTGCAAACTGTTCTCAGGCTCCAGAGCCAGAATTTTATCTGCATTATCAACGATCGCTTTCACCTGTTTAATTGTCACATTAGGATAGGAGCAGTGATAACCGCCCTCTTTCTTCCGGGTTATTTTAAAGGGTTTGCCGATATCAAGGTACTTGCCCGGTTCAAAAATGATTTCATCATTGGGCGTGCCGAAAAGTGTGGCGATTGTTCTGACACTGATCGGAAGATAAACCGGGTCGTGATCACCGAATCCGAACAGGAGGGGGGTAATACTCTTGACACCGTCAACATTGGGATTGATATTGACATGGCCGATATCTTTCGAGGCCTGAGCAAGGGGCGGAAAAATACCTTCAATAACTTCGCGACTCACGACCTCCTCCCTCTTTTTTCCCGGTAAAGTAATCGCCGATGAAGGGTGGAGTGAATTGTGGCGCTCCATAGTCATTTTCGATTCTATCTGAGACAGCGCGTAGTCTTTGTAATCCATTTTCCCTGTCATCACACAGGCGTGAAAAACATTCCCGGCGTCTCTGGTGGCTTCAATAAACTGCTTGTCATAATCCACGACGCTGTACATTGAACGGGCGACCTCCTGCGTTATCTCTATATCTTCGTTTTTTTCCTGCGCGCGGACCAGAAGTTTCTGCAAGCGTTTTGCATGATTGTGATCTTCGGCACCTCCAAAGAAAATATCAAAGACGATTGCGGCGGGGAATTTCTTGTTGAGCGTGGTGATAAGATTAGCGTGATAGGAACGGTCCCAGTTCCAGTACAATCCCAGTTTGTCTTCGGCCATACTCCGATCATCGATATCGACGATGCATATTCCGTACTCATCATCGGCAGTTTTCTCTTTATTCTGCTCACCAAGCTCCTTATACTCCCATTTATACCGCCAGTAATAGGTCTGGTATTCGAGCTGATCGATAAGATCGGAAAGAAAGTAGCTGGTAACAATTGTCATTGCCAGGCCGACGATGCCGCCGATCAGAAGGCTTTTCCCGATTTTTTTCAAAGGCTCCATAGGATATCCGTCTCCTTCTGGAAAAATCAAAAATTTTGAATATTAAACAAATTATATCGTATGTGTACACAATTGACCAGAACCAAATTTCGCTTGCAGGGCGATTTGGATTTATTTTATGAGCTACCCCTGTAATGGTAAAAAAGACATACGCGGCATGGTGGAAGGCAGCTACCCGATTGGTCAAATTCTTAAAGCTTATCCGGAACTGAGTCGCGAGTCAGTTTAGAAAGGTCCTTTCTCTGAATGTATCTCTTTAACAAGTTTCCTCACCCCGAGAACTTCTCCTTTATCTCCTTTAATAAAAAGAAAAAAAAACTGTATGCCGGAAAGCATGAATGTTCTTTTTCTGTGAGTGAGTCTTTTAATGATATCTATCACCTGCAACTTTCGGTAAAAGGAATAAACCACGCTTCCTGTACCCGATCGGAACTGACTCCTCTGGAACGATGTGTATCTCACACCAGCCGTCCGAAAAGCTCGTTGGCGGTTTCGGCGGATGGGGAAATAAGTTTGAAAAATGCACGAGGGAAAACGGTACTTCAATCGTTGAATGGGATGCCCTTTGGTATCTGCGGTTCCGAATGGATGTTCTGCTTCGGTTTTGATCCCTCCTTTCAATTTTACGGGATGGGTGAACGGAGCACCCGTTTTGAAAAGAGTTTCAGCTCCCATGTTTTCTGGAATATCGATGCCTGGAGTGATCATGACATGCGAATAATCCGGAAAAACCATTATGATCCCGATTATATTTCCGTTCCCTGGGTGATACTCAAAGCCAGAAACGAATACATGGGTATCCTGATCGACTCTCCTTTCTGCAGCTACATATCACTGGGCCATGCCCGCCATGTACTCGGCTATGAAGGCAGAAATATGGATAATAACCGGTGCATGTATTTCAGTTCCGAAAATGGGGCCCCTTCGCTGTATGTTATCTATGGTCCGAGTTGCCGTGAAGTAGTTCGTAAATTCCAGCGCCTCTCAGGCCATGTTCCCACTCCCCCGTTATGGTCCCTCGGCTATCAGCAATGCCGGTGGGGATATCGATCAAAGAACGACCTCCAAGAACTGGCCCGTAATTTCGAGCGGCATAAGATACCGGTTGACGGCCTCTGGCTGGATATCAATTACATGGATGGATTCCGGGTGTTTACTTTTGACAAAAAGCACTTTCCTTCACCACCAAAGGATATCGAAGCGATACAAAAACAGGGCTACAAGGTAGTGCCCATTTTAGATCCGGGCATAAAAAAAGAACCCGGCCTTCCAACCTATGAGCAGGGCAAGAGGACCGGCATATTCTGCAAAAATCCGCAGGGCACCGACTTTGTCGGACTTGTATGGCCCGGAATGACTGTTTTCCCCGATTTTTCCATGCCCCGCGGACATCGATGGTGGGCGCGGCAAGTAGAACATTTTGCCCAAACCGGTATCAGAGCAGCTTGGCTCGACATGAACGACCCTTCAACCGGTCCGGTCAAATGCACCGACATGCTCTTTAACAAAGGGAAAGAACACCACGATGCTTACCATAACCAGTACGCCATGCTTATGGCTAAGGCTACCCGTGATGGCTTTCAGAAATCATTTCCCAACGAACGCATTTTCCTTCTCTCCCGTTCCGGATTTACCGGATCCCAGAAATGGGCCGCCAATTGGACCGGTGACAATTACTCAAACTATTATCATTTACGAAAGACCATTGCCACAACCATCAACCTGTCCCTCTCCGGTATGCCCTTTAACGGCCCGGATGTGGGAGGGTTCGGCGATGACTGCTCCGGTCAACTGATGATCGATTGGGTAAAGGCCAATTTTCTCTTTCCCTTTTTCAGAAACCATTGCCACCATGAAGCGCGGCGGCAGGAACCCTGGGTTTTTTCGAAAAAAGAGATCCGGATAATCAGACATTTTATCCGCCTTCGGTATAAACTGCTGCCCTATCTCTACAATCTCTTTGTAGCGCAGGAAAAAGAGGGCGAACCGATTCTCCGACCGCTCTTTTATGAATTTTCAGACAGTAAAAAACTCCCCCTGGGCCTGATCGACGATCAGTTTATGGTGGGACCGTCAATCATGCAGGCGCCCTTTGTCGATGAAAACGTCGATAAACGGGAAGTGATTCTGCCGAATGAACGGTGGTACCGGGCAGATACCGGAGAATGGATACAGGGGAACCGAAGGATTACCCTTCCAAAAAAAGAGACAACTACCCCTGTTTTCTTCCGAAATCGTTCCCTTATACCTCTGCAGAAAGGGATCAGGCACACCAGTTGTAATGATCTCTCCACTATCGAACTGTTAATATGCATGCACCCCCAAAGCACCGGCACGGCAGAATACTGCTATACGTTCGATGACGGCATTTCGCTGGATTATCGACGGGGAATCCAGACGATTTACAACCTCTCGGCCAGGGTCCGCAAAAAACAGCTCCATCTTAAAATCCGTGCTCAATCGGAAAAGTATGGAAAAGTCAGATTTATTCCGGTAACCCCCTCCGGGTATGATACTCTGGTTATAGACCTGGACGGCACAACCAGAAAACTTCATGCCGCAGCCGGAAAGGTCACCTCTTTGGGCAAAGCGATCACTTGGTATTACTGGAAATAATAGAGTGGTAATTTCGCATTATATTATATTGAAATCATTTATGGGAGGTTTCTTAAACGAGTGATAAAACGTAACGATCCCTGCTGGTGCGGAAGCCGCAAAAAATATAAGAAATGCCATATGCAGGCCGACCAGGAGGCACACCATGCACAAAGCCGCAGGCCGGGTACTAAATTCACAAAAGCACCCGATGAAATTGCCGGAATGCGCAAGGCCGGTGAATTCAACGGCATCTTAATGGATTATATCCGCCCCTTTATTAAAGATGGTATATCCACCGAAGAACTCGACAGGCTGGTCCACGACTACACGCTCAAACACGGCCACCGACCGGCAACGCTCAACTATCATGGATATCCCAAGTCGATCTGTACGTCAATCAATAATGTGGTGTGTCACGGGATCCCCTCGGAAAATGAAATCCTTAAAAACGGGGACATTGTGAATCTCGATCTGACTACCATTGTCGATGGATTCTATGGGGATTCTTCGGAAACATTTATAATCGGCGCTGTTTCATCCCAGGCCCGCCGACTGGTCGAGGTTACGGTTGAAGCCTTAAGCCGGGGAATCGATGCCGCCCGGGCGGGGAATCATCTCAAAGAAATTGCCAATGCGATCGAGCCCTGGGTCATTTCGCAGGGATGTTCCGTGGTGCAGCAGTATACCGGCCACGGTATCGGTAAAAAGTTTCATGAGAACTTCTCGGTCTACCATCACCGGGCCCGAGACTGCGATGATGTGGTTCTGGCGCCGGGCATGACCCTGACTATCGAACCCATGATCAATCTGGGTGGGTATGAAGTCATTACCGATCAGGTCGATAAATGGACTGTCCGCACCAAAGACAACTCCCTATCGGCCCAATTCGAACATACCATTCTGGTTACCGAAAAGGATCCGGAAATTTTGACTTTAACCCCCTCGCAGAAACGGGCGGGGCAAATCGTAATACTATAAAACTCGAAATCCGGTCCCGCTGAAAGGGGACAAAACCCGAAATAATTTGAACGCTACTGAAGTAATCTTAAAAAGAAAGGTACCATTTTCCAACTAATTGCGACTCGCAATTACCGACAAACTATGTTCAATACAAATATTCCTTCACCACCCGAAAAAGTAATCCTCGCCGGTCTTCAAACACCAAGCAGAGATCCGGTATTATTTAACGCCGATCTGCAAGAGATGCAGATGCTCTGTTCGACAGCCGGTGCAACGGTAATCGACATGATTGTTCAGAAACGGGAAAAGCCCGATCCTGCCACCTATATGGGCAAGGGGAAATTAAAAGAAATCGCCCGGGCCATGAAAGCGGGCGAGTGCAAGACCTTTGTTATCGATGCCGAGTTGTCACTGGGGCAAGTTCGTAATATCGAAAAAACGATCAAAGGAAAAGTGATCGATCGGGCCCAGTTGATTCTGGATATCTTTGCCCAGCATGCCCGGACCAACGAAGCACGCATTCAGGTGGAGCTTGCACAGATGTACACGCTTTATCCCCGTCTGACTCATGCATGGACCCACTTTTCGCAGCAGGTCGGCGGTATTGGTACCCGTGGTCCCGGCGAGAAACAGCTCGAAGTAGACCGGCGGCTGGTACAGAATAAAATCAACGATCTGAAAAAAAAGCTGGCAAAAATCGAACGCTCCCGTCATACCCAGCGCAAGTCCCGTCGAGACATTTTCAAGATATCACTGGTGGGTTATACCAATGTGGGAAAATCTTCCCTGCTCAACGCACTCTGCGGTTCGGAACTTCTGGTCGAAAACAAGCTTTTCGCTACCTTGGATACCGCAACCAGGCGGACCTTTATTCAAGGTATCGGCAATGTGGTAATCTCCGACACGGTCGGTTTTCTCCGCAAGCTGCCCCATCACCTGGTCGCATCCTTCAAGAGTACTCTGGAGGTTGTCAGAGATGCCGATCTTTTAGTGATTGTCATGGATGCATCTTGTGAATGGAACGACCATCAGCTCAAGACGGTCAATGAGGTCCTCGATGAACTCGGGGCTCACGATATACCGCGTATACAGGTAATGAATAAGATGGATCTGGTCACCGATCCCTTTGTGCGGAAAAAACTTGAAATCGCCTATCCCGATGCTCTCTTTGTGTCAGCCTTTCATTCCGAAGACATTGCAGCACTCAAAGAGGACATAAAAGAACATATTGTCGAGCATAATAAAGCCAAATCGATGGCCGAGATTATCAAGCGGAAGAGCCGGGACCTGGTCACCCACTAACACGGCGGAGAGATATGAATTCCCCTTCGATCACATTTCTCAAACCGGAGCATCTTGCGCCTGTCAGGAGCCTTACCCTTCGGGCAAAACACATTGTCGAGGGCATGATCGCGGGGCTGCATAAGAGTCCTTACCATGGTTTCTCGGCCGAATTTTCTGAATACCGCCCCTATCGACCAGGTGAATCGACCAGGAAGATCGACTGGCGCAAGTATGCCAAAACCGACCGGAGTGTGGTGCGGCTCTACGAAGATGAAACCAATCTCTTTGCCCACATACTCCTTGACAAGAGTGGTTCGATGGCCCTCCGGTCCCACGATGGGTTTTCGAAATTCGACTATGCCCGCACCCTGGCGGCATCCCTTGCATGGATCCTGATCCGTCAGAGAGATGCTGCCGGCCTCGCGGCTTTCGATGATGAAATCCGGTTCTTTATCGGCCCGAAATCAACCAACCGGCAACTCAATACCATGCTCGGATATCTCCAGAACATGACTCCCGAAAAACAGACCGGGTGCGGGTTTGCGATCAACCATATCGCCCAACGTCTTCATAAACGGGGACTCACGGTTGTTATTTCGGATCTTTTCGACGATCCCGACAGCATTATCCACGGCCTGAAACATCTTCGGTACAAACGGCAGGATGTCATCCTTTTCTGGATACTCGACCCTTTGGAACTTGGATTCAGCCATGATGGTCCGTTAAAGATCCATGATATCGAAACCGGTGAAGAAGTCACTCTGGATGCCCGGACTGCCCGGGAGTATTTCGCCGGAGGATTTGCAGAACACCGTGCCCGCATCGAATCAGCCTGTAAAGAGCTGGCGATCGATTGCGAAATCATCTCGACTAAGCAGCCCTTTCAAAAAGCACTCCTTGCGGCTATGGAAAAACGAAGGCGATTGTTTTAATGCAGATCTCTTTTTTTCACCCCCTCTTTTTATGGGGCCTTGCGTTCCTGTCGGTCCCGATCCTTATTCATCTTTTAAACCGTAAACGGACTGTCCGTCTCGATTTTTCCTCACTCCGTTTTTTCAGACAGACCGCGGTCAAGACCAGCAAGCGACGGCAAATCCAGCGATTACTGCTTCTTATTACCCGGCTCCTGATTATACTTTTGATTATCCTCATTTTCTCAAAGCCCTACAACAACACGTCTCCCTTCACTATTCTGAACAATCCCGATGCCGCGGTCTACTGCTGGATCGATCCGACAATCAGCATGGATTATCGTGACGGCAAACAGGCTCTGTGGGAAAGGGGCTTGACAATCATCGACTCACTCGCCCGTCAGTTGCCGGCAACCGCCCGATGCTATACGTATGACCATAATCGTGAAGAATTTGTTGTTCACACCCGGCAAAAAGAGCCGACCGAACGCTTTACCCGACACGGTCCTTCGGATTTTTCTTCCATGACCACCTCCTTTATGGAACAGAGCAAAAAGAAAAAAAGCATCCCCCTTCTGGTGCTTATCAGCGATTTTCAGTATCCGCGCGATTCGTCTTTCAAGCGGATACCCGATCAGGTTACCCGGTTTCTCGGTTCGGACAAAGAGAAGATTCCCCCGACTCTCTGTGTGATGCTTGGTGATCCGAAGGCCTGGAATTATTCGATCATGGAAGCCGGTATTTCTCCTGAAAATCCCTCGAGTCTCAAAGCACTGCTTCGTACGGAGAGGAAAAAAGTCGAAGAGGAAGAAATAACGGTCATTGCCGGCAATACCCGTATCGGGCATGAACTGGTTTCGGTTCCCCCGGATGATACCCTCGGGATTCAAATGAATATCGGCACTAACCGGTATTCAACGGCCGGTAGGCTGGAGCTGGCGGCAAAGGACCCGTTCGTGCATGATAATACCGCCTGGTTTACTTTGACCGAAGACCAACACTACCGTGCCCTGATTGTGGGAGACTATCAACAGAGCTACCCCCTGGCAGCCGCACTGAAGGCCCTCAAGGAAAGCCGATGGGACCCGGTAATTACCATGGACCCACAAGAAGTTACCTATGAAGATCTGGATTCGGCGGATCTGATACTGCTTAGCGGAATCAGAGAACCTTCACGGGCGCTCCAGTCACTGATTACCGCCAAATCATTTGGAAGAAAGGCGATCCTCTTTTCACCAACCACCGATTCGTTATTCAGAAACTGGAACAGAATCGTTTTTAACCATCTGCATACCTCCTGCCGCCTGAAAAGCACGGAAAAAGGCTTTTTCCCGGTGCTTCCCGACACCCTCTCGATCACCTGGAAAGGATTTCCAAAGATCCGGGAGACCGATATCGCGGTTTACCGCTACTGGCAGGATATTCCCGGCAATGCTATGCTGCGGCTTAACAACAACGATCCTCTGGCGTCAAAAACAGTCGATTCACTGGGACACAACTGGATTGTTCTGGCAACCAATCTGGGCATTACCGAAGCCAACAATATCTGCGAGACCGGTTTTTTTGTCCCCTTTTTGGATCGTCTGGCCCGCGCCGCCCTTGCCGGCATACAAAAAGACACCCATAACTGGAAAGCGGGTATTCACCGTCGGAATCCTTACTATGGTTATTCATCATCGGCAAAGATATTCGACAGTAACGATGCTCTTGTTGGACGGTGGGATAATCAGCCTGAAGTGGTTCTTAGAACGCCCGGCATTTACAAGGTAGTACCCGATAACGGCGGCACCTACCGGCTGGCAGTCAATGTCGATCCCGCAGAAACCGAATTTACCTATCGGAAACCTTCAATCCCCGAAAGTAAAAAGAATGAGGTCCGTATCCTCAACGGAAAGCAGGTTGCAGCTTTTGTCAAGAATACCCGCCGAAACATAATCAGCTATATCCTCTGGATTATCCTCGCGGTGCTTGTTCTGGGTGAAATACTGTTGTGGCGGAAGCCGTGAAGAAAGGATTTATGATTTTGTAAGGGCCCGGGCGGCCCTTGTAATTTCCCCTTCGAATTGATATAATAATCACGAAACAGGGCTCTACTGGCGTTATCAGCGCTCTGTTTTGGGCAAGGCTGATCACGAAAGGATAATATGAAACTCGAAGTCTACGAAAAGGGCGAATATCAGGTTATTTCCATTGAAGAGGACCTGACAGTGATCTCGGAACTGCAGGAATTGAGTTATCTGGTGGATGGCTACATTGCTCAGGGAAAGCGACGGATTGCGGTCCAATTCCTGAAGGCATCCTATATCTACAGCGGCGCCATAGCTGTTTTGCTCCAGTGCATAAAAAAGCTGACTCAGGATGACGGTGAATTATGTGTAATCGAAAACAATCCCGATATCATTAATATATTCCA includes these proteins:
- a CDS encoding DUF58 domain-containing protein, coding for MNSPSITFLKPEHLAPVRSLTLRAKHIVEGMIAGLHKSPYHGFSAEFSEYRPYRPGESTRKIDWRKYAKTDRSVVRLYEDETNLFAHILLDKSGSMALRSHDGFSKFDYARTLAASLAWILIRQRDAAGLAAFDDEIRFFIGPKSTNRQLNTMLGYLQNMTPEKQTGCGFAINHIAQRLHKRGLTVVISDLFDDPDSIIHGLKHLRYKRQDVILFWILDPLELGFSHDGPLKIHDIETGEEVTLDARTAREYFAGGFAEHRARIESACKELAIDCEIISTKQPFQKALLAAMEKRRRLF